One window of the Bos mutus isolate GX-2022 chromosome X, NWIPB_WYAK_1.1, whole genome shotgun sequence genome contains the following:
- the FTSJ1 gene encoding tRNA (cytidine(32)/guanosine(34)-2'-O)-methyltransferase isoform X5, which yields MGRTSKDKRDVYYRLAKENGWRARSAFKLLQLDEEFQLFQGVTRAVDLCAAPGSWSQVLSQKIGGQGSGHVVAVDLQAMAPLPGVLQIQGDITQLSTAKEIIQHFEGCPADLVVCDGAPDVTGLHDVDEYMQAQLLLAALNIATHVLKPGGCFVAKIFRGRDVTLIYSQLRVFFSSVLCAKPRSSRNSSIEAFAVCKGYDPPEGFLPDLTKPLLDHSYDFNQLDGPTRIIVPFVTCGDLSAYDSDRSYPLDEACALKKKGQLAKEICPQDCPMSTVDLLPQSLATPQRYTLQTSEVEDSGVTCSS from the exons ATGGGACGGACGTCAAAGGACAAGAGAGATGTCTACTACCGCCTAGCCAAGGAGAATGGTTGGCGTGCCCGCAGTGCTTTCAAGCTGCTACAACTTGATGAGGAATTCCAACTCTTCCAAG GTGTGACGCGGGCAGTTGACTTGTGTGCGGCCCCAGGCAGCTGGAGCCAGGTGCTGAGTCAGAAGATTGG GGGCCAAGGGTCTGGCCACGTGGTGGCTGTGGACCTTCAGGCTATGGCTCCACTACCAGGTGTGTTACAGATCCAGGGGGATATCACCCAG CTGTCCACTGCCAAAGAGATCATCCAGCATTTTGAAGGCTGCCCCGCGGACCTAGTAGTGTGTGACGGGGCTCCTGATG TAACCGGCCTCCACGATGTTGATGAGTATATGCAGGCCCAGCTCCTCCTAGCT GCTCTGAATATTGCTACACACGTCTTGAAGCCAGGGGGCTGCTTTGTGGCTAAG ATCTTCCGAGGCCGGGATGTGACGCTGATCTATAGCCAGCTGCGTGTCTTCTTCTCCAGCGTGCTCTGTGCCAAGCCCAGAAGCAGCCGGAACTCCAGCATTG AGGCCTTTGCTGTCTGTAAGGGTTACGACCCCCCTGAGGGCTTCCTGCCGGACCTGACCAAACCCCTGCTGGACCACTCTTATG ATTTCAACCAGTTGGATGGCCCCACCCGCATCATTGTGCCATTTGTGACCTGTGGGGACCTGAGCGCCTATGATTCAGACCGCAGTTACCCACTGGAC GAGGCCTGCGCATTGAAGAAGAAGGGGCAGCTGGCCAAGGAGATCTGCCCCCAGGACTGCCCCATGAGCACAGTGGACTTGTTGCCCCAGTCCCTGGCCACTCCACAGCGCTACACCCTGCAGACGTCTGAG gTGGAAGACAGTGGAGTGACTTGCTCATCTTAA
- the FTSJ1 gene encoding tRNA (cytidine(32)/guanosine(34)-2'-O)-methyltransferase isoform X2, giving the protein MGRTSKDKRDVYYRLAKENGWRARSAFKLLQLDEEFQLFQGVTRAVDLCAAPGSWSQVLSQKIGGQGSGHVVAVDLQAMAPLPGVLQIQGDITQLSTAKEIIQHFEGCPADLVVCDGAPDVTGLHDVDEYMQAQLLLAALNIATHVLKPGGCFVAKIFRGRDVTLIYSQLRVFFSSVLCAKPRSSRNSSIEAFAVCKGYDPPEGFLPDLTKPLLDHSYDFNQLDGPTRIIVPFVTCGDLSAYDSDRSYPLDLEDGSEYKYTPPTQPPISPPYQEACALKKKGQLAKEICPQDCPMSTVDLLPQSLATPQRYTLQTSEVEDSGVTCSS; this is encoded by the exons ATGGGACGGACGTCAAAGGACAAGAGAGATGTCTACTACCGCCTAGCCAAGGAGAATGGTTGGCGTGCCCGCAGTGCTTTCAAGCTGCTACAACTTGATGAGGAATTCCAACTCTTCCAAG GTGTGACGCGGGCAGTTGACTTGTGTGCGGCCCCAGGCAGCTGGAGCCAGGTGCTGAGTCAGAAGATTGG GGGCCAAGGGTCTGGCCACGTGGTGGCTGTGGACCTTCAGGCTATGGCTCCACTACCAGGTGTGTTACAGATCCAGGGGGATATCACCCAG CTGTCCACTGCCAAAGAGATCATCCAGCATTTTGAAGGCTGCCCCGCGGACCTAGTAGTGTGTGACGGGGCTCCTGATG TAACCGGCCTCCACGATGTTGATGAGTATATGCAGGCCCAGCTCCTCCTAGCT GCTCTGAATATTGCTACACACGTCTTGAAGCCAGGGGGCTGCTTTGTGGCTAAG ATCTTCCGAGGCCGGGATGTGACGCTGATCTATAGCCAGCTGCGTGTCTTCTTCTCCAGCGTGCTCTGTGCCAAGCCCAGAAGCAGCCGGAACTCCAGCATTG AGGCCTTTGCTGTCTGTAAGGGTTACGACCCCCCTGAGGGCTTCCTGCCGGACCTGACCAAACCCCTGCTGGACCACTCTTATG ATTTCAACCAGTTGGATGGCCCCACCCGCATCATTGTGCCATTTGTGACCTGTGGGGACCTGAGCGCCTATGATTCAGACCGCAGTTACCCACTGGAC CTAGAGGATGGTTCAGAATACAAGTACACTCCACCCACGCAGCCCCCCATCTCACCGCCCTACCAGGAGGCCTGCGCATTGAAGAAGAAGGGGCAGCTGGCCAAGGAGATCTGCCCCCAGGACTGCCCCATGAGCACAGTGGACTTGTTGCCCCAGTCCCTGGCCACTCCACAGCGCTACACCCTGCAGACGTCTGAG gTGGAAGACAGTGGAGTGACTTGCTCATCTTAA
- the FTSJ1 gene encoding tRNA (cytidine(32)/guanosine(34)-2'-O)-methyltransferase isoform X1 — translation MGRTSKDKRDVYYRLAKENGWRARSAFKLLQLDEEFQLFQGVTRAVDLCAAPGSWSQVLSQKIGGQGSGHVVAVDLQAMAPLPGVLQIQGDITQLSTAKEIIQHFEGCPADLVVCDGAPDVTGLHDVDEYMQAQLLLAALNIATHVLKPGGCFVAKIFRGRDVTLIYSQLRVFFSSVLCAKPRSSRNSSIEAFAVCKGYDPPEGFLPDLTKPLLDHSYDPDFNQLDGPTRIIVPFVTCGDLSAYDSDRSYPLDLEDGSEYKYTPPTQPPISPPYQEACALKKKGQLAKEICPQDCPMSTVDLLPQSLATPQRYTLQTSEVEDSGVTCSS, via the exons ATGGGACGGACGTCAAAGGACAAGAGAGATGTCTACTACCGCCTAGCCAAGGAGAATGGTTGGCGTGCCCGCAGTGCTTTCAAGCTGCTACAACTTGATGAGGAATTCCAACTCTTCCAAG GTGTGACGCGGGCAGTTGACTTGTGTGCGGCCCCAGGCAGCTGGAGCCAGGTGCTGAGTCAGAAGATTGG GGGCCAAGGGTCTGGCCACGTGGTGGCTGTGGACCTTCAGGCTATGGCTCCACTACCAGGTGTGTTACAGATCCAGGGGGATATCACCCAG CTGTCCACTGCCAAAGAGATCATCCAGCATTTTGAAGGCTGCCCCGCGGACCTAGTAGTGTGTGACGGGGCTCCTGATG TAACCGGCCTCCACGATGTTGATGAGTATATGCAGGCCCAGCTCCTCCTAGCT GCTCTGAATATTGCTACACACGTCTTGAAGCCAGGGGGCTGCTTTGTGGCTAAG ATCTTCCGAGGCCGGGATGTGACGCTGATCTATAGCCAGCTGCGTGTCTTCTTCTCCAGCGTGCTCTGTGCCAAGCCCAGAAGCAGCCGGAACTCCAGCATTG AGGCCTTTGCTGTCTGTAAGGGTTACGACCCCCCTGAGGGCTTCCTGCCGGACCTGACCAAACCCCTGCTGGACCACTCTTATG ATCCAGATTTCAACCAGTTGGATGGCCCCACCCGCATCATTGTGCCATTTGTGACCTGTGGGGACCTGAGCGCCTATGATTCAGACCGCAGTTACCCACTGGAC CTAGAGGATGGTTCAGAATACAAGTACACTCCACCCACGCAGCCCCCCATCTCACCGCCCTACCAGGAGGCCTGCGCATTGAAGAAGAAGGGGCAGCTGGCCAAGGAGATCTGCCCCCAGGACTGCCCCATGAGCACAGTGGACTTGTTGCCCCAGTCCCTGGCCACTCCACAGCGCTACACCCTGCAGACGTCTGAG gTGGAAGACAGTGGAGTGACTTGCTCATCTTAA
- the FTSJ1 gene encoding tRNA (cytidine(32)/guanosine(34)-2'-O)-methyltransferase isoform X4 yields the protein MGRTSKDKRDVYYRLAKENGWRARSAFKLLQLDEEFQLFQGVTRAVDLCAAPGSWSQVLSQKIGGQGSGHVVAVDLQAMAPLPGVLQIQGDITQLSTAKEIIQHFEGCPADLVVCDGAPDVTGLHDVDEYMQAQLLLAALNIATHVLKPGGCFVAKIFRGRDVTLIYSQLRVFFSSVLCAKPRSSRNSSIEAFAVCKGYDPPEGFLPDLTKPLLDHSYDPDFNQLDGPTRIIVPFVTCGDLSAYDSDRSYPLDEACALKKKGQLAKEICPQDCPMSTVDLLPQSLATPQRYTLQTSEVEDSGVTCSS from the exons ATGGGACGGACGTCAAAGGACAAGAGAGATGTCTACTACCGCCTAGCCAAGGAGAATGGTTGGCGTGCCCGCAGTGCTTTCAAGCTGCTACAACTTGATGAGGAATTCCAACTCTTCCAAG GTGTGACGCGGGCAGTTGACTTGTGTGCGGCCCCAGGCAGCTGGAGCCAGGTGCTGAGTCAGAAGATTGG GGGCCAAGGGTCTGGCCACGTGGTGGCTGTGGACCTTCAGGCTATGGCTCCACTACCAGGTGTGTTACAGATCCAGGGGGATATCACCCAG CTGTCCACTGCCAAAGAGATCATCCAGCATTTTGAAGGCTGCCCCGCGGACCTAGTAGTGTGTGACGGGGCTCCTGATG TAACCGGCCTCCACGATGTTGATGAGTATATGCAGGCCCAGCTCCTCCTAGCT GCTCTGAATATTGCTACACACGTCTTGAAGCCAGGGGGCTGCTTTGTGGCTAAG ATCTTCCGAGGCCGGGATGTGACGCTGATCTATAGCCAGCTGCGTGTCTTCTTCTCCAGCGTGCTCTGTGCCAAGCCCAGAAGCAGCCGGAACTCCAGCATTG AGGCCTTTGCTGTCTGTAAGGGTTACGACCCCCCTGAGGGCTTCCTGCCGGACCTGACCAAACCCCTGCTGGACCACTCTTATG ATCCAGATTTCAACCAGTTGGATGGCCCCACCCGCATCATTGTGCCATTTGTGACCTGTGGGGACCTGAGCGCCTATGATTCAGACCGCAGTTACCCACTGGAC GAGGCCTGCGCATTGAAGAAGAAGGGGCAGCTGGCCAAGGAGATCTGCCCCCAGGACTGCCCCATGAGCACAGTGGACTTGTTGCCCCAGTCCCTGGCCACTCCACAGCGCTACACCCTGCAGACGTCTGAG gTGGAAGACAGTGGAGTGACTTGCTCATCTTAA
- the FTSJ1 gene encoding tRNA (cytidine(32)/guanosine(34)-2'-O)-methyltransferase isoform X3, whose amino-acid sequence MVGVPAVLSSCYNLMRNSNSSKVPIFGVTRAVDLCAAPGSWSQVLSQKIGGQGSGHVVAVDLQAMAPLPGVLQIQGDITQLSTAKEIIQHFEGCPADLVVCDGAPDVTGLHDVDEYMQAQLLLAALNIATHVLKPGGCFVAKIFRGRDVTLIYSQLRVFFSSVLCAKPRSSRNSSIEAFAVCKGYDPPEGFLPDLTKPLLDHSYDPDFNQLDGPTRIIVPFVTCGDLSAYDSDRSYPLDLEDGSEYKYTPPTQPPISPPYQEACALKKKGQLAKEICPQDCPMSTVDLLPQSLATPQRYTLQTSEVEDSGVTCSS is encoded by the exons ATGGTTGGCGTGCCCGCAGTGCTTTCAAGCTGCTACAACTTGATGAGGAATTCCAACTCTTCCAAGGTCCCCATTTTTG GTGTGACGCGGGCAGTTGACTTGTGTGCGGCCCCAGGCAGCTGGAGCCAGGTGCTGAGTCAGAAGATTGG GGGCCAAGGGTCTGGCCACGTGGTGGCTGTGGACCTTCAGGCTATGGCTCCACTACCAGGTGTGTTACAGATCCAGGGGGATATCACCCAG CTGTCCACTGCCAAAGAGATCATCCAGCATTTTGAAGGCTGCCCCGCGGACCTAGTAGTGTGTGACGGGGCTCCTGATG TAACCGGCCTCCACGATGTTGATGAGTATATGCAGGCCCAGCTCCTCCTAGCT GCTCTGAATATTGCTACACACGTCTTGAAGCCAGGGGGCTGCTTTGTGGCTAAG ATCTTCCGAGGCCGGGATGTGACGCTGATCTATAGCCAGCTGCGTGTCTTCTTCTCCAGCGTGCTCTGTGCCAAGCCCAGAAGCAGCCGGAACTCCAGCATTG AGGCCTTTGCTGTCTGTAAGGGTTACGACCCCCCTGAGGGCTTCCTGCCGGACCTGACCAAACCCCTGCTGGACCACTCTTATG ATCCAGATTTCAACCAGTTGGATGGCCCCACCCGCATCATTGTGCCATTTGTGACCTGTGGGGACCTGAGCGCCTATGATTCAGACCGCAGTTACCCACTGGAC CTAGAGGATGGTTCAGAATACAAGTACACTCCACCCACGCAGCCCCCCATCTCACCGCCCTACCAGGAGGCCTGCGCATTGAAGAAGAAGGGGCAGCTGGCCAAGGAGATCTGCCCCCAGGACTGCCCCATGAGCACAGTGGACTTGTTGCCCCAGTCCCTGGCCACTCCACAGCGCTACACCCTGCAGACGTCTGAG gTGGAAGACAGTGGAGTGACTTGCTCATCTTAA